A single Methanospirillum lacunae DNA region contains:
- a CDS encoding prephenate dehydratase yields MKIVTLGPEGTFSHEMATLIGADEIVLVPTIGKVFAEVVKTGTTGLVPLENSEAGGVTSTLDCLMQYPVTITLESYLPIHHCLAGTSEQITRIYAHPQSHEQCSRIIEDLNVPVIHTESNAASAIAQKSDPGSAAIISERLASRHQIPLIRSNIENNACNITRFVQISPGNSSQGLQATGEKKMDQGLEKCSLIIDPDENRAGLLYDLLTPFKREGVNLTRIESRPSKRSMGTYVFFLDIQCEGNWKTSVTELQQIAPIKHLGCYGRWQKQMENS; encoded by the coding sequence ATGAAGATCGTCACCCTCGGGCCTGAAGGGACATTCTCGCACGAGATGGCAACACTCATCGGTGCAGACGAGATTGTTCTGGTTCCAACAATAGGCAAAGTCTTTGCTGAGGTTGTCAAAACCGGAACGACAGGTCTTGTTCCTCTTGAAAACAGTGAGGCCGGTGGAGTTACATCAACACTTGACTGTCTTATGCAATACCCGGTGACGATTACGCTTGAATCCTACCTCCCAATCCATCACTGTCTTGCCGGTACCTCAGAGCAGATCACAAGGATCTATGCTCATCCCCAGAGTCATGAACAATGCAGCAGGATAATAGAAGACCTGAATGTCCCGGTAATCCATACAGAGAGTAATGCCGCAAGTGCCATTGCACAGAAGAGCGATCCGGGATCTGCAGCAATTATCTCAGAACGGCTTGCTTCACGGCACCAGATCCCACTCATCAGATCCAATATCGAAAACAATGCCTGCAATATCACGAGGTTTGTACAGATAAGTCCGGGCAATTCTTCACAAGGATTACAGGCTACAGGAGAGAAAAAAATGGATCAGGGCCTCGAAAAGTGTAGTCTGATCATTGATCCTGATGAGAACAGGGCCGGACTTCTCTATGATCTTCTCACCCCTTTCAAGCGGGAAGGAGTAAACCTCACCCGCATTGAATCACGGCCATCAAAACGGAGCATGGGCACGTATGTCTTCTTTCTTGATATTCAGTGTGAGGGAAACTGGAAGACATCAGTTACAGAATTGCAGCAGATTGCACCGATCAAACATCTTGGCTGCTATGGGAGATGGCAAAAACAGATGGAGAATTCATAA